From one Macaca nemestrina isolate mMacNem1 chromosome 3, mMacNem.hap1, whole genome shotgun sequence genomic stretch:
- the LOC112427091 gene encoding uncharacterized protein, translating to MHLSSLSTGGPWVCQGCWRRGGPGAVPSPILQPVQHHEVGRLGVSLAVAHLQHQLPAGPDPAPPLGAPQLRARPGRWAQLPLRRPQCPLRPWLDRRLLVRVWLGLGVRPSHLCRVRILAAVGPRRDPRWPWLQRLQHRHLWADWGCAARPGVQAAGPPGAAQNRGSWGRPPRTAPSEFGEGDTLSAHLAVPDSAHQEGIKGVLVEWQWTAASMQKEQLVDTVTGWLTGDKFLKVPDKFKENLFPDQLGSGFCVRIFSMLQ from the coding sequence ATGCACCTATCCAGTCTCTCCACAGGCGGACCCTGGGTCTGCCAGGGGTGCTGGCGTCGGGGTGGCCCTGGCGCTGTCCCTAGCCCCATTCTCCAGCCCGTGCAGCACCATGAGGTGGGACGCCTGGGCGTGTCCTTGGCTGTGGCCCACCTGCAACACCAGCTGCCTGCAGGGCCAGACCCAGCTCCACCCCTCGGGGCTCCGCAGCTCAGGGCTCGCCCAGGGCGCTGGGCCCAGCTTCCTCTTCGCCGCCCACAGTGTCCGCTCCGGCCCTGGCTTGACCGACGGCTACTGGTCCGGGTGTGGCTCGGGCTCGGGGTGCGCCCCTCCCATCTCTGCAGGGTCCGCATCCTCGCCGCTGTTGGGCCCCGCCGAGACCCCCGGTGGCCCTGGCTCCAGAGGCTACAGCATCGCCATCTCTGGGCAGACTGGGGCTGCGCAGCGCGGCCTGGGGTGCAGGCAGCGGGGCCCCCGGGAGCTGCTCAGAACCGCGGGTCCTGGGGCCGCCCGCCCCGCACAGCTCCAAGCGAGTTTGGGGAGGGAGATACACTCTCAGCCCATCTCGCCGTGCCCGACAGCGCGCATCAGGAGGGCATCAAAGGTGTTTTAGTAGAGTGGCAGTGGACAGCGGCATCCATGCAGAAGGAGCAGCTTGTGGACACAGTCACAGGCTGGTTAACTGGTGACAAATTCCTGAAGGTGCCTGACAAATTCAAGGAGAACCTGTTCCCAGATCAGCTGGGGTCTGGGTTTTGTGTTCGCATTTTCTCAATGCTCCAGTGA